From a region of the Cucumis sativus cultivar 9930 chromosome 6, Cucumber_9930_V3, whole genome shotgun sequence genome:
- the LOC101205292 gene encoding LOW QUALITY PROTEIN: uncharacterized protein LOC101205292 (The sequence of the model RefSeq protein was modified relative to this genomic sequence to represent the inferred CDS: inserted 4 bases in 3 codons; deleted 2 bases in 1 codon), with the protein MNSDSGEGLKNLKKSAKSLRKEKQGIEGLHGPEEPNFPSEESENCDGNNGGSSVGEQYKGSSGDKDQVQIPCCLGSSCFLGIFVGFAFAILVIAISGAAFLWFYGNFWMTMLIIFLGGLAFILSHERVALSITTLYSVYCAWVCTGWLGLLLGLNLSFISSDALIYVLKNNMNEHRRSNRYPEQTTGMQDQSSFSHDXSMQTSSSEFSGTGFAADRCPGTPXTSGADSEISSEDEVVRLLNCSDHYAALGLSRYENIDTSXLKKEYRKKAMLVHPDKNMGNEKAAEAFKKLQNAYEVLLDSIKRKTYDDELRREELLNIFRRFQSDSQKSGPFGFPRSATNREDPFGESRRIACKKCNNFHLWIHTRKLKSQARWCQECKDFHQAKDGDGWVEQSSQPFLFGLLQKVDAPCAYVCAESRIYDATGWYVCQGMRCPANTHKPSFHVNTSVTSKQNTTRGSSSSQRGGQMPASNIEENMTEEEFFEWFQNAMQTGAFDNVGGSATESPPSKAGGSFSKSSNNSGSSGNKKKKKGKKQW; encoded by the exons ATGAATAGTGACTCTGGAGAAGGTTTGAAGAATCTAAAAAAGTCTGCAAAGTccttgagaaaagaaaaacaaggaatTGAAGGACTTCATGGTCCAGAGGAACCAAATTTTCCCTCCGAAGAATCTGAGAACTGCGATGGAAACAACGGAGGCTCTAGTGTAGGAGAACAATACAAGGGGTCTTCTGGTGATAAGGACCAGGTTCAG ATTCCTTGTTGTCTTG GTAGCAGCTGCTTCCTTGGAATTTTTGTCGGGTTTGCTTTTGCTATTTTGGTCATCGCCATCTCTGGAGCAGCTTTCCTTTGGTTCTACGGAAACTTTTGGATGACAATGCTGATTATCTTCCTTGGAG GATTGGCCTTTATATTGAGCCACGAAAGAGTTGCACTTTCGATCACCACTTTATATTCGGTTTATTGTGCATGGGTATGCACTGGATGGCTTGGTTTGCTTTTGGGCCTGAATTTGTCATTTATTTCAAGCGATGCActgatttatgtcctaaagaACAACATGAATGAGCATAGGAGATCAAACAGATATCCTGAACAAACAACTGGGATGCAAGATCAGTCTAGCTTCTCTCATG GATCCATGCAGACATCATCTTCTGAATTTAGCGGAACAGGTTTTGCTGCTGATCGGTGTCCAGGCACACC AACCAGTGGAGCTGATTCTGAGATATCTTCCGAAGATGAAGTTGTTCGTTTGCTGAATTGTTCAGATCACTATGCAGCTTTGGGATTGTCTCGGTATGAGAATATAGATACTT TACTCAAGAAGGAGTATAGGAAAAAG GCTATGTTGGTTCATCCGGATAAAAATATGGGCAATGAAAAGGCTGCCGAAGCATTtaagaaacttcaaaatgcatacGAG gTTTTACTTGATTCGATAAAGCGAAAAACCTATGATGATGAGCTGAGAAGGGAAGAGCTGCTAAACATTTTCCGGAGGTTTCAGAGTGATTCACAGAAG agtGGTCCATTTGGGTTTCCACGTTCGGCAACAAACAGAGAGGATCCTTTTGGTGAATCAAGACGAATAGCCTGCAAAAAGtgcaacaattttcatttatggATACACACTAGGAAATTGAAATCTCAAGCAAGATGGTGCCAG GAATGCAAAGATTTTCATCAAGCAAAGGATGGGGATGGGTGGGTGGAGCAATCTTCAcagccttttctttttggattgCTGCAAAAG GTAGATGCTCCTTGTGCATACGTATGTGCAGAGAGCCGAATATATGATGCAACTGGATGGTATGTTTGTCAG GGAATGAGATGTCCAGCTAACACCCACAAGCCAAGTTTTCACGTAAACACAAGTGTAACCTCTAAGCAAAACACCACTAGAGGGTCAAGTTCTAGCCAAAGAGGAGGACAGATGCCTGCATCAAATATAGAAGAGAACATGACA GAAGAAGAGTTCTTTGAGTGGTTTCAGAATGCCATGCAGACAGGTGCATTTGACAACGTTGGTGGTAGCGCCACGGAGAGCCCTCCGTCTAAAGCAGGAGGAAGTTTTAGCAAGAGCAGTAACAATAGTGGCAGCAGTGgtaacaagaaaaagaagaaaggaaagaagcaGTGGTGA
- the LOC116404473 gene encoding LOW QUALITY PROTEIN: probable dual specificity protein phosphatase DDB_G0281963 (The sequence of the model RefSeq protein was modified relative to this genomic sequence to represent the inferred CDS: inserted 1 base in 1 codon; deleted 1 base in 1 codon), translated as MDTLTLFSPSSSSFHSSLKSPNLFLLRNGSRSFSDFPNVCSSFPTLNLSTPFSRKSIILAAKKPNAQPNKDDAHRSLPKPDESIGFFPEAVLLKEKKVAEDGQFLPEFADAEEEKLYEYLNLQLESESKVEQMRHYEIVFLIHEKNAEEVESVIEKVQGFLREKKGKLWRLSDWGMRRLAYKIKKAKYAHYILMNFELEAKWINEFKSMLDMDERVIRHLVIKRDTAITEDCPXPPEFHTLRAGIDDDDDNEEDDMDDYNSDDEMEWDDEAELDDYDEGLDDGIIIVDSDNDTDDNSISTTSKSTAAGNRGLRNRTKK; from the exons ATGGATACTCTTACACTTTTctccccttcttcttcttcatttcattcttCTCTGAAGTCTCctaatctttttcttcttcgaaATGGCTCTCGCTCTTTCTCTGATTTTCCGAATGTATGCTCTTCCTTTCCCACTCTCAATCTTTCAACTCCTTTCTCTAGAAAATCCATCATTCTCGCTGCTAAGAAGCCCAACGCTCAGCCTAACAAGGACGACGCTCACCGCTCCCTTCCCAAACCTGACGAGTCTATCGGCTTCTTTCCCGAAGCTGTTCTACTTAAGGAG AAAAAAGTTGCAGAAGATGGTCAATTTCTTCCCGAATTTGCTGATGCCGAAGAAG AAAAGctttatgaatatttaaacCTCCAGTTGGAAAGTGAATCCAAAGTTGAACAAA TGCGTCACTATGagatagtttttttaattcacGAGAAGAACGCAGAAGAGGTCGAGAGTGTAATTGAGAAAGTTCAAG GTTTTctaagggagaagaaagggaagcTATGGAGACTGAGTGACTGGGGAATGCGAAGATTAGCGTACAAGATAAAGAAAGCCAAATATGCACATTACatattgatgaattttgaACTGGAGGCCAAATGGATTAATGAATTTAAGAGCATGTTAGATATGGATGAAAGAGTAATTCGACATCTT GTGATTAAGAGGGATACTGCCATCACCGAAGATTGCC CCCCTCCTGAGTTTCATACCCTTCGTGCCGGAatagatgatgatgatgacaatgaagaagatgacaTGGATGATTACAACAGTGACGATGAAATGGAATGGGATGATGAGGCGGAGCTGGATGATTATGACGAAGGTTTAGATGATGGGATTATCATTGTTGACAGTGACAACGACACTGACGATAACAGCATAAGTACGACCTCCAAATCAACTGCTGCAGGGAACAGAGGCTTGAGAAATAGaactaaaaaatga
- the LOC101220147 gene encoding LOW QUALITY PROTEIN: desiccation-related protein PCC13-62 (The sequence of the model RefSeq protein was modified relative to this genomic sequence to represent the inferred CDS: inserted 1 base in 1 codon): MGGYGMSIITAAAVSYLIILHLPIHCNAIVRRENNFIPQGDADLLEFPLNLEYLEAEFFLYGSLGYGLDKVAPNLTMGGPPPIGAKRAKLDPFIRDIILQFGYQEVGHLRAIKTTVKGFPRPLLDLSSASFAKVMDKAFGRQLKPHFDPYANGLNFLLASYLVPYVGLTGYVGANPRLESAVAKKLVAGLLGVESGQDAVIRALLYQRAAEKVEPYGVTVAEFTDRISDLRNKLGHAGIKDEGTVVPKNEGAEGKITGNVLAGDQDSLAYPRTPXEILRIVYGGGNEHAPGGFYPKGADGHIAKSMAYSK; the protein is encoded by the exons ATGGGAGGATATGGTATGAGCATTATTACCGCTGCCGCTGTCAGCTACCTCATCATCCTTCATTTGCCAATTCATTGTAATGCGATTGTCAGAAGAGAAAACAATTTCATTCCCCAAGGAGATGCTGATCTTTTAGAATTTCCACTGAATTTAGAGTACCTAGAAGCAGAATTCTTCTTATATGGTTCTCTGGGATATGGTTTGGATAAAGTTGCACCAAATCTAACCATGGGAGGGCCACCTCCCATTGGTGCTAAAAGGGCTAAATTGGATCCTTTCATCAGGGACATCATATTGCAATTTGGCTACCAGGAAGTTGGTCATTTGag GGCAATTAAAACTACAGTCAAAGGATTTCCAAGGCCATTGCTAGACTTGAGTTCAGCGTCATTTGCCAAAGTGATGGATAAAGCATTTGGTCGTCAGTTGAAACCACATTTTGATCCTTACGCTAATGGCTTGAATTTCCTTCTCGCATCCTACCTGGTTCCTTATGTTGGACTCACTGGCTATGTTGGAGCAAATCCAAGACTTGAATCTGCTGTCGCCAAGAAG CTTGTTGCAGGACTTCTGGGTGTTGAATCGGGTCAAGATGCAGTCATCAGAGCACTACTTTATCAACGTGCAGCAGAAAAGGTTGAACCATACGGAGTGACAGTGGCCGAGTTCACGGATCGCATTTCAGATCTGCGGAATAAGTTAGGACACGCAGGTATAAAAGATGAAGGCACTGTGGTACCCAAAAACGAGGGTGCTGAGGGTAAGATTACAGGGAACGTGCTTGCTGGAGATCAGGACTCACTCGCATATCCAAGAACCC AGGAGATTCTAAGGATTGTGTATGGTGGGGGTAATGAACATGCTCCTGGGGGTTTCTATCCAAAGGGAGCCGATGGCCACATTGCTAAATCCATGGCATATAGCAAATAA
- the LOC105435845 gene encoding LOW QUALITY PROTEIN: pentatricopeptide repeat-containing protein At3g48810-like (The sequence of the model RefSeq protein was modified relative to this genomic sequence to represent the inferred CDS: inserted 4 bases in 3 codons; deleted 1 base in 1 codon), which yields MYLKEGRSLLMKIQKPLIPFVLNSNPIINPRDPNKQQLLQESDVLKRLKTDRNLSSVLGFFSAIANSNAFQHTASTYRVMIERLGRECEMDMVQYILQQMKMDGINCCEDLFICIINGYKRVGSAEQALKMFYRIGEFGCKPTVRIYNHLLDALLSENKFQMINPLYTNMKKDGLIPNVFTYNILLKALCXNDRVDAAHKLFVEMSNKGCPPDAVTYTTMVSSLCKAGKIDDARELAGRFKPSVPVYNALXGMCKKERIEVAIKLLGEMMDNGVDPNVVSYSCIINSLCVSGNVELAFAXFAQMFLRGCDANIHTFTPLIKGCFMRGKLYEALDLWKLMIQDGCEPNVVAYNTLIHGLCSNGSLEEALQVCDQMQRSGCLPNVTTYSILIDGFAKSGDLVGASETWNRMISHGCRPNVVTYTCMVDVLCKNSMFDQANSLVEKMTLEGCTPNTMTFNTFIKGLCGNGRVEWAMKLLERMQGHGCLPNITTYNELLDALFRMNKYEEAFGLFQEIEARNLQPNLVTYNTVLYGFSRAGMMGEALQLFGKALVRGTAPDSITYNTMIHAYCKQGKVKIAAQLVERVSSMKEWHPDIITYTSLIWGACNWMNIEEAMAFLDKAINQGICPNFATWNALVRCFFDSLGHMGPIHILDDILRKG from the exons ATGTATTTGAAAGAAGGACGTTCCTTATTGATGAAGATTCAAAAACCCCTAATACCGTTCGTGCTAAATTCCAACCCCATCATCAATCCCCGTGATCCCAACAAACAACAACTTCTGCAAGAATCCGACGTGCTCAAACGATTGAAAACGGATCGGAATCTCTCGTCGGTCTTAGGATTCTTTAGCGCCATTGCCAATTCAAATGCCTTCCAGCACACCGCATCGACGTACAGAGTCATGATCGAGAGGCTCGGCCGTGAATGTGAAATGGATATGGTGCAGTACATTTTACAGCAAATGAAGATGGATGGAATTAATTGCTGTGAAGATTTGTTCATATGTATAATCAATGGTTATAAACGCGTTGGCTCCGCCGAGCAGGCGCTTAAGATGTTTTATCGGATTGGAGAATTTGGCTGCAAGCCGACGGTGAGGATATACAATCATCTTTTGGATGCATTGTTGAGTGAAAACAAGTTTCAGATGATTAATCCATTGTATACTAACATGAAGAAAGATGGGTTAATTCCTAATGTCTTCACATATAATATACTTTTGAAAGCATTGT AGAATGATCGGGTTGATGCTGCACACAAGCTGTTTGTTGAAATGTCAAATAAGGGATGCCCACCTGATGCGGTTACCTATACGACTATGGTGTCTTCACTGTGTAAAGCAGGCAAGATTGATGATGCTAGAGAGCTTGCGGGAAGATTTAAACCGAGTGTTCCTGTTTATAATGCTT ATGGGATGTGTAAGAAGGAAAGAATTGAGGTAGCAATTAAGTTGTTGGGTGAAATGATGGATAATGGAGTTGATCCCAATGTGGTCTCGTATTCATGTATTATAAATTCTCTTTGCGTTTCGGGGAATGTTGAATTGGCTTTTGC TTTTGCTCAAATGTTTTTGAGAGGTTGTGATGCTAATATCCACACGTTTACGCCATTAATAAAGGGTTGTTTCATGAGAGGGAAATTGTATGAAGCTCTTGACTTGTGGAAGCTTATGATACAAGATGGTTGTGAGCCAAATGTAGTTGCTTACAACACTCTGATTCATGGTCTTTGCAGTAACGGGAGTTTGGAAGAAGCCTTGCAAGTATGTGATCAGATGCAGAGGAGTGGCTGCCTTCCTAATGTGACTACTTACAGCATTCTAATTGATGGTTTCGCTAAAAGTGGTGATTTGGTCGGTGCATCCGAGACATGGAATAGGATGATATCTCATGGTTGTCGTCCTAATGTGGTGACTTATACTTGCATGGTGGATGTTCTTTGTAAAAACTCAATGTTTGACCAAGCCAATTCACTTGTGGAGAAGATGACTCTCGAAGGCTGTACTCCAAATACTATGACATTCAACACGTTTATCAAAGGTTTATGTGGAAATGGAAGAGTAGAATGGGCAATGAAACTGCTTGAACGAATGCAAGGACATGGGTGTCTTCCTAATATCACAACTTACAACGAGTTACTTGATGCTCTTTTCAGGATGAACAAGTATGAAGAGGCTTTTGGGCTATTTCAGGAAATTGAAGCAAGAAATTTACAGCCGAACTTAGTGACATATAATACCGTTTTATATGGTTTTTCTCGGGCTGGCATGATGGGGGAGGCGTTGCAGCTTTTTGGTAAAGCACTTGTTAGGGGAACTGCCCCTGATTCCATCACGTATAATACAATGATACATGCCTATTGCAAGCAGGGGAAGGTTAAGATCGCAGCTCAATTGGTGGAACGAGTTAGTTCTATGAAGGAGTGGCATCCAGATATCATTACATACACTAGCCTCATTTGGGGTGCCTGCAATTGGATGAATATAGAAGAAGCCATGGCTTTTCTTGACAAGGCAATTAATCAAGGAATCTGTCCCAACTTTGCCACATGGAATGCATTAGTTCGGTGTTTC TTCGACTCTTTAGGTCATATGGGACCAATTCATATTCTGGATGATATTTTGAGAAAGGGATAA